In uncultured Bacteroides sp., the following proteins share a genomic window:
- a CDS encoding transposase, translated as METRPTTSRSLDAYYHINGDTFEKQYKEILSGYRRWNEYSHADEWLIFPENVGKRLCIDETSISDGELYTIVSNPEARGRKGSLVALVKGVSSNDVIDTLKLIPEDKRSVVEEVTMDLSNSMNLIIRRCFPKAKRTIDRFHVQKLACDALQEMRIAHRWDAIQADTDAKEEAKEKGEDYQPTTFANGDTQKQLLARSRYLLFKSMDKWTESQKERAAILFDIYPDIKEAYSLTHSLRMIFNRNTLKDAARMSLARWYDKVDNSGFKSFNVIAGTLYEHYDEVLNFFTNRATNAFAESFNAKIKQFRAQLRGVIDIKFFFFRLTKLYA; from the coding sequence ATGGAGACCAGACCTACGACCTCCCGTTCGCTTGATGCTTATTATCATATAAACGGTGATACGTTTGAAAAACAGTATAAAGAAATCCTAAGTGGCTATCGTCGATGGAATGAATATTCTCATGCGGATGAGTGGCTTATATTCCCAGAGAATGTTGGTAAACGACTTTGCATTGATGAGACATCCATAAGTGACGGCGAGCTTTATACCATAGTCTCCAACCCAGAAGCACGTGGAAGAAAAGGGTCGCTGGTAGCTTTGGTTAAAGGTGTTTCCTCAAATGATGTAATTGATACTTTAAAACTCATACCTGAGGATAAACGATCTGTCGTAGAAGAAGTTACAATGGACTTATCCAATAGCATGAATCTTATAATCCGAAGATGTTTCCCAAAAGCCAAGCGTACAATTGATCGTTTCCATGTTCAAAAGTTGGCATGTGATGCATTGCAGGAAATGAGAATAGCACACCGTTGGGATGCCATTCAAGCCGATACGGATGCAAAAGAAGAAGCTAAGGAAAAAGGAGAAGATTATCAACCTACCACATTTGCAAACGGTGATACGCAAAAACAATTGTTGGCAAGGAGTCGATACTTACTGTTCAAATCCATGGACAAATGGACGGAAAGCCAAAAAGAAAGAGCGGCAATATTGTTTGATATCTACCCCGATATAAAAGAAGCTTATTCTCTAACGCACTCACTGAGAATGATATTCAACAGGAACACGCTAAAGGATGCAGCCAGGATGTCACTTGCACGTTGGTATGACAAAGTCGACAACTCCGGCTTTAAAAGTTTTAATGTCATAGCAGGAACATTGTACGAACATTACGACGAGGTATTGAACTTCTTTACAAACAGGGCTACCAATGCGTTTGCTGAATCTTTTAATGCAAAGATCAAACAATTTAGGGCACAGCTTAGAGGAGTGATTGATATAAAGTTTTTCTTCTTTAGATTAACTAAACTTTATGCGTAG
- a CDS encoding HAMP domain-containing sensor histidine kinase, translating into MLIGDRIKQVKIILVVIAIIIAFSSLVVSHILIKDLSVEERNKMEVWSEAMRTFNNADDKADLSLVLKVLNGNNTIPVIVVDKNGAIQSYRNISVPESESDKYLHEKVNSFAQNNHKIRISLKSEINGISSYKADYIDVYYDDSLMLKRLATYPYVQLGVVLIFVLIAIFAVLSSKKAEQNRVWVGLSKETAHQLGTPISSLMAWVEILKSKYADDELISEMGNDVSRLQLIADRFSKIGSMPEPQPCELNTLLNNVIDYLSKRCSGKITFARDYLNIPITVKLNSSLFEWVIENLCKNAIDSMDGQGLIVISVKCNESKVLIDISDTGKGIAKSKYKAVFEPGYTTKKRGWGLGLSLAKRIVEDYHHGKIFVKRSELNKGSTFRIELKK; encoded by the coding sequence ATGCTGATTGGAGATAGAATAAAACAGGTAAAAATAATATTAGTGGTTATTGCTATAATAATCGCTTTCTCATCATTAGTGGTTTCTCATATTCTGATTAAAGATCTTTCTGTAGAAGAAAGAAATAAAATGGAAGTATGGTCAGAGGCAATGAGAACTTTTAATAATGCAGATGATAAGGCAGATCTTTCCTTGGTTCTAAAGGTTTTGAATGGTAATAATACGATTCCTGTAATTGTTGTTGATAAAAATGGGGCTATACAGAGTTATAGAAATATTTCTGTTCCTGAATCAGAGTCAGATAAATATTTGCATGAGAAAGTAAATAGTTTTGCTCAGAATAACCATAAGATTAGAATTTCTCTTAAATCTGAAATAAATGGTATAAGTTCATATAAAGCAGATTATATAGATGTTTATTATGATGACTCCTTAATGCTTAAGCGTCTAGCAACATATCCATATGTTCAATTGGGAGTAGTTTTGATATTTGTTTTAATTGCTATTTTTGCTGTACTGAGCTCAAAAAAGGCAGAACAAAATAGAGTTTGGGTCGGACTTTCGAAAGAAACTGCCCATCAGTTGGGAACACCAATATCTTCTCTTATGGCTTGGGTAGAAATATTAAAGTCTAAATATGCCGATGATGAATTAATATCTGAGATGGGTAATGATGTAAGTCGTTTACAACTTATAGCTGATCGTTTTTCTAAAATTGGCTCAATGCCTGAACCGCAACCATGTGAGCTTAATACATTACTTAATAATGTTATTGACTACCTGTCAAAGAGATGTTCCGGTAAAATAACATTTGCCAGAGATTATTTGAATATACCTATAACTGTAAAGCTGAATTCGTCACTTTTTGAATGGGTTATAGAGAATTTATGCAAGAATGCGATTGATTCGATGGATGGTCAAGGGCTTATTGTTATTTCAGTAAAGTGCAATGAAAGTAAAGTACTGATAGATATCTCTGATACAGGTAAAGGTATTGCGAAGTCAAAGTATAAAGCAGTGTTTGAACCAGGTTATACAACAAAAAAAAGAGGCTGGGGATTAGGGCTTTCTTTGGCTAAAAGAATTGTTGAAGACTATCATCACGGGAAGATTTTTGTGAAACGTTCAGAGTTAAACAAAGGTTCAACTTTTAGAATAGAACTTAAAAAATGA
- a CDS encoding DUF177 domain-containing protein, whose product MGKFDKYKVDLKAMQADSCSFEFLLENVFFANIDGPEVQKGKVNVILTVKRISGAFELLFQTEGVVLVPCDRCLDEMEVPVTSKDKLYVKFGSDYAEESDNMVIIPEEEGAINVAWFMYEFIALAVPMKHVHGPGKCNKGMVSKLNKHLRTTPDDNDNDEIGSSVEEEIEDVEEDSIDPRWNELKKILDNN is encoded by the coding sequence TTGGGAAAGTTCGATAAATATAAAGTTGATTTAAAAGCAATGCAGGCAGACTCATGTTCATTTGAGTTTCTGCTTGAGAATGTGTTTTTTGCCAATATTGACGGACCTGAAGTTCAGAAAGGTAAAGTAAATGTTATTCTTACCGTGAAGAGAATTTCAGGTGCTTTTGAACTGTTATTCCAAACAGAAGGTGTTGTATTGGTTCCTTGTGATCGTTGTCTTGATGAGATGGAAGTGCCTGTAACTTCTAAAGATAAACTTTATGTAAAGTTTGGCAGTGATTATGCTGAGGAAAGTGATAATATGGTGATTATCCCCGAAGAAGAGGGGGCTATAAATGTAGCTTGGTTTATGTATGAGTTTATTGCACTTGCTGTACCGATGAAGCATGTTCATGGCCCAGGTAAATGTAATAAAGGCATGGTCAGTAAATTAAATAAGCATTTAAGAACAACACCTGATGACAATGATAATGATGAAATAGGCTCTTCTGTTGAAGAAGAAATTGAGGATGTAGAAGAAGATTCTATAGATCCTAGATGGAATGAATTAAAAAAAATATTAGATAATAATTAA
- the rpmF gene encoding 50S ribosomal protein L32: protein MAHPKRKQSKSRQAKRRTHDKAVTPTLAICPNCGEWHVYHTVCGACGYYRGKLAIEKEAAI, encoded by the coding sequence ATGGCACATCCTAAAAGAAAGCAATCAAAATCGAGACAAGCAAAGAGAAGAACTCATGATAAAGCTGTAACTCCTACATTAGCAATTTGCCCTAACTGTGGCGAATGGCATGTTTATCATACAGTATGTGGTGCTTGCGGTTATTACAGAGGCAAGCTTGCTATTGAAAAAGAAGCTGCTATCTAA
- a CDS encoding beta-ketoacyl-ACP synthase III, whose amino-acid sequence MEKINAVITGVGGYVPDYVLNNDEISKMVDTNDEWIMTRIGVKERRILNEEGLGTSYMARKAAKQLMQKTGSNPDDIDLVIVATTTPDYHFPSTASILCDKLGLKNAFAFDLQAACCGFLYLMETAAAFIRSGRYKKIIIVGADKMSSMVNYADRATCPIFGDGAAAFMVEATTEDYGIMDSCLRTDGKGLPFLHMKAGGSVCPPSYFTVDNKMHYLYQEGRTVFKYAVSNMSDITAYVAEKNNLTKDNIDWVVPHQANLRIIDAVANRLEVPIEKVLINIERYGNTSAGTLPLCIWDFEKKLKKGDNILFTAFGAGFTWGAVYVKWGYDGSEK is encoded by the coding sequence ATGGAAAAAATTAATGCAGTAATCACAGGAGTTGGTGGATATGTACCTGATTATGTCTTGAATAATGACGAGATATCAAAGATGGTAGATACCAATGATGAATGGATTATGACACGCATAGGAGTAAAAGAACGTCGCATCCTGAATGAAGAAGGATTGGGTACTTCCTATATGGCTCGTAAGGCAGCAAAGCAATTAATGCAGAAAACTGGTTCCAATCCAGATGATATTGATTTAGTTATTGTTGCTACTACTACTCCTGATTATCATTTCCCATCAACAGCATCTATACTTTGTGATAAATTAGGGCTGAAAAATGCTTTTGCATTTGACCTTCAAGCTGCTTGCTGTGGTTTCCTTTATTTAATGGAAACTGCTGCTGCGTTTATCCGTTCCGGAAGATATAAAAAGATTATTATTGTTGGTGCAGATAAGATGTCATCAATGGTTAACTATGCAGATAGAGCTACTTGTCCAATATTTGGTGATGGTGCTGCTGCTTTTATGGTTGAAGCAACTACTGAAGATTATGGAATAATGGACTCTTGCTTGCGTACAGATGGTAAGGGACTTCCTTTTCTTCATATGAAAGCTGGTGGTTCAGTTTGTCCTCCATCTTATTTTACTGTTGATAATAAGATGCATTATCTTTACCAGGAAGGACGTACAGTATTTAAATATGCAGTATCCAATATGTCTGATATTACAGCTTATGTAGCTGAAAAAAATAATCTAACCAAAGATAATATTGATTGGGTTGTTCCTCATCAGGCAAATTTGCGTATTATTGATGCTGTTGCTAACCGTTTAGAAGTTCCAATAGAGAAAGTCTTGATTAATATTGAGCGGTATGGTAATACAAGTGCTGGAACGTTGCCTCTTTGTATTTGGGATTTTGAGAAAAAATTAAAGAAGGGCGACAATATACTCTTCACTGCATTTGGTGCAGGTTTCACTTGGGGAGCTGTATATGTGAAGTGGGGTTATGATGGATCTGAAAAATAA
- the era gene encoding GTPase Era → MHKAGFVNIVGNPNVGKSTLMNVLVGERISIATFKAQTTRHRIMGILNTDEMQIVFSDTPGVLKPNYKLQESMLNFSTSALSDADVLLYVTDVIETRDKHNEFIEKVRQQTFPVLVLINKIDLIDQQKLEALVEEWKELLPQAEIIPISAISKFNVDYVMRRIKEFLPDSPPYFDKDQWTDKPARFFVTEIIREKILLYYDKEIPYAVEVVVEQFKEEPKLIRINAVIYVERDSQKGIIIGKQGKALKKVATEARHSLEKFFGKSVFLETFVKVDKDWRSSDKELKNFGYQID, encoded by the coding sequence ATGCATAAAGCTGGATTTGTGAACATTGTAGGTAACCCTAATGTGGGAAAGTCTACATTGATGAATGTATTGGTTGGTGAACGAATTTCTATTGCGACTTTTAAGGCGCAAACTACCCGCCATCGTATTATGGGAATTCTGAATACCGATGAGATGCAGATTGTTTTTTCTGATACACCGGGTGTTTTGAAACCCAACTATAAATTGCAGGAATCAATGCTGAATTTTTCAACATCAGCATTATCGGATGCAGATGTTTTGCTTTATGTCACAGATGTTATTGAAACGCGAGATAAACATAATGAGTTTATTGAAAAGGTTCGTCAGCAAACATTCCCAGTTTTAGTACTTATAAATAAAATAGATCTGATTGATCAACAAAAGCTGGAAGCTTTAGTCGAAGAATGGAAAGAACTGCTTCCTCAGGCTGAAATTATTCCTATTTCTGCAATTTCGAAATTCAATGTTGATTACGTAATGCGTAGAATTAAAGAATTTCTGCCTGATTCTCCTCCATACTTTGATAAAGATCAATGGACAGATAAACCTGCCCGCTTCTTTGTAACCGAGATTATTCGTGAAAAGATATTGCTTTATTATGATAAAGAAATACCTTATGCAGTAGAAGTTGTGGTTGAACAATTTAAAGAAGAACCAAAGTTGATACGTATCAATGCGGTTATTTATGTCGAACGGGATTCCCAAAAGGGCATTATTATCGGCAAGCAAGGCAAGGCCTTGAAAAAGGTGGCAACGGAAGCGCGCCACTCGTTGGAGAAATTCTTTGGTAAATCAGTATTTTTGGAAACCTTTGTAAAAGTAGACAAAGATTGGAGAAGTTCTGATAAAGAACTAAAGAATTTTGGCTACCAGATAGATTAG
- the der gene encoding ribosome biogenesis GTPase Der, which produces MGNLVAIVGRPNVGKSTLFNRLTKTRQAIVNDEAGTTRDRQYGKSEWLGREFSVVDTGGWVVNSDDIFEEEIRKQVLLAVDEADVILFVVDVMNGVTDLDMQVATILRRTKTPVILVANKTDNNDLQYNAPEFYRLGLGDPHCISSLSGSGTGDMLDVLVSKFNKEAEEILDDDIPRFAVVGRPNAGKSSIINAFIGVERNIVTEIAGTTRDSIYTRYEKFGFDFYLVDTAGIRKKGKVNEDLEYYSVIRSIRAIEGADICILMIDATRGVESQDLNIFSVIQKNSKGLVVVVNKWDLVENKTDKVMKEFENAIRSRFAPFVDFPIIFGSALTKQRIFKVLEEAKEVYDNRSIKIPTARLNEEMLPLIEAFPPPATKGKYLKIKYVTQLPNTRVPSFVFFANLPQYIKEPYKRFLENKMRDKWNLSGTPINIFIRQK; this is translated from the coding sequence ATGGGAAATTTAGTGGCAATAGTAGGTCGTCCTAATGTGGGAAAATCTACGCTTTTTAATCGCTTGACCAAGACGCGTCAGGCTATCGTTAATGACGAAGCCGGAACCACTCGTGACCGTCAATATGGCAAGTCGGAATGGCTGGGACGTGAATTTTCTGTTGTTGATACCGGTGGATGGGTTGTCAACTCGGATGATATTTTTGAAGAAGAGATCCGCAAGCAGGTATTACTGGCTGTGGATGAAGCTGATGTTATTCTTTTCGTTGTAGATGTGATGAATGGAGTAACAGACCTCGATATGCAGGTCGCTACAATTCTTCGTCGTACTAAGACTCCAGTGATCTTAGTCGCAAATAAAACTGATAATAATGACCTTCAATATAATGCACCTGAATTTTATCGTCTTGGATTAGGAGATCCGCATTGTATTTCTTCTCTTTCAGGAAGTGGTACAGGAGATATGCTGGATGTTCTTGTCAGTAAGTTTAATAAAGAAGCGGAAGAAATCTTAGATGATGATATTCCTCGTTTTGCAGTTGTAGGTCGTCCTAATGCAGGAAAGTCTTCTATTATTAATGCGTTTATAGGTGTAGAAAGAAACATTGTAACTGAAATAGCGGGAACAACACGTGATTCTATTTATACGCGTTATGAGAAGTTTGGATTTGATTTTTACCTTGTTGATACAGCAGGTATAAGAAAAAAAGGTAAGGTTAATGAAGATCTGGAATATTACTCAGTTATACGTTCTATCCGTGCAATAGAAGGAGCCGATATTTGTATTTTAATGATAGATGCTACCCGTGGAGTTGAAAGTCAGGACTTGAATATCTTCTCAGTAATCCAGAAGAACTCCAAAGGTCTGGTAGTGGTTGTTAATAAATGGGATTTGGTTGAGAATAAAACGGATAAGGTAATGAAAGAGTTTGAGAATGCAATTCGCAGTCGCTTTGCTCCTTTTGTTGATTTTCCTATTATTTTCGGTTCAGCCCTTACTAAACAGCGTATATTTAAAGTGCTGGAAGAAGCCAAGGAAGTTTATGACAACCGATCAATTAAAATTCCAACTGCCCGATTGAATGAAGAGATGCTTCCGTTGATTGAAGCATTCCCTCCTCCAGCTACAAAAGGAAAATATCTTAAGATAAAATATGTGACTCAGTTACCAAATACCCGAGTTCCATCTTTTGTATTCTTTGCAAATTTGCCACAGTATATAAAAGAACCTTATAAGCGCTTTTTAGAAAATAAAATGCGTGATAAGTGGAACTTGTCAGGAACTCCGATAAACATCTTTATCAGACAGAAATAA
- a CDS encoding ABC transporter ATP-binding protein codes for MIEVKSLYKSFDGRDVLKDINATFENGKTNLIIGQSGSGKTVLMKCIVGLLTPEKGELLYDNRNFLSMGKKEKKLLRSEMGMIFQSAALFDSLSVLDNVMFPLNMFSEDSLKERTKRAMFCLERVNLKEAKSAFPGEISGGMQKRVAIARAIALNPQYLFCDEPNSGLDPKTSLLIDELIQDITKEYNMTTIINTHDMNSVMGIGEKIYYIYQGNKEWEGTKDDIFTSTNKRLNDFIFASDFFRRVKEVEVQNLLEE; via the coding sequence ATGATAGAAGTTAAATCATTATATAAATCATTTGATGGCAGAGATGTTTTAAAAGATATAAATGCCACCTTTGAGAATGGAAAAACAAATTTGATTATTGGGCAGAGCGGCTCCGGTAAGACTGTACTAATGAAGTGCATTGTAGGCTTACTTACTCCGGAGAAAGGAGAATTGCTTTACGACAATCGCAACTTTCTTTCTATGGGAAAGAAAGAAAAAAAACTGCTAAGAAGTGAAATGGGCATGATTTTTCAAAGTGCAGCATTGTTTGATTCGCTCTCTGTACTAGATAACGTAATGTTTCCACTGAATATGTTCTCAGAGGATTCACTAAAAGAACGCACCAAACGAGCAATGTTCTGTTTAGAGCGTGTAAACCTGAAAGAAGCAAAATCTGCATTTCCCGGAGAAATAAGCGGTGGTATGCAAAAGCGTGTTGCCATTGCAAGAGCTATAGCGCTTAACCCCCAATACTTATTTTGCGATGAGCCAAACTCCGGACTCGATCCAAAGACCTCTCTTCTTATTGATGAACTGATTCAGGACATCACAAAAGAATATAACATGACTACCATCATTAATACTCATGATATGAATTCTGTTATGGGAATCGGTGAGAAGATTTATTATATCTATCAGGGGAATAAAGAATGGGAAGGCACTAAGGATGATATATTTACTTCAACTAACAAGCGACTAAACGACTTTATATTTGCCTCTGATTTCTTCAGAAGGGTGAAAGAAGTTGAAGTGCAGAATTTACTAGAAGAGTAA
- a CDS encoding ABC transporter permease: protein MFKALKTVGRYIILMGRTFSRPERMKMYLKQFIKEVEQLGVNSVGIVLLISFFIGAVITIQIKLNIESPWMPRWTVGYVTREIMLLEFSSSIMCLILAGKVGSNIASELGSMRVTQQIDALEIMGVNSASYLILPKIMALVIFIPVLVTVSIFAGIIGAYTTCWFGGIMTATNLEYGLQYTFVEWYVWCGIIKSFFFAFIIASVSAFFGYTVEGGSIDVGKASTNSVVCSSVLILFADLILTKLLMG from the coding sequence ATGTTCAAAGCATTAAAGACTGTTGGAAGATATATCATACTGATGGGACGAACCTTTTCGCGCCCTGAACGCATGAAAATGTATTTAAAACAATTCATCAAGGAAGTAGAGCAACTGGGGGTAAACTCAGTGGGTATTGTGTTGCTGATTTCTTTCTTTATCGGAGCAGTAATTACAATCCAAATTAAATTAAATATTGAAAGTCCGTGGATGCCACGCTGGACAGTAGGTTACGTAACCCGCGAAATTATGCTATTGGAGTTTTCATCTTCAATTATGTGTTTAATTCTTGCTGGTAAAGTTGGTTCAAACATTGCATCGGAATTAGGAAGTATGCGCGTTACCCAACAAATTGATGCATTGGAAATAATGGGAGTTAACTCTGCCAGTTATTTGATTTTGCCTAAGATTATGGCACTGGTTATATTCATTCCAGTACTAGTAACAGTTAGTATATTTGCAGGAATTATCGGAGCTTACACTACTTGTTGGTTTGGAGGTATAATGACAGCTACAAATCTGGAATACGGATTACAATACACATTCGTGGAATGGTATGTGTGGTGTGGCATTATTAAATCGTTCTTCTTTGCATTTATTATTGCTTCAGTATCTGCATTCTTTGGATATACAGTAGAAGGTGGTTCCATCGACGTTGGTAAAGCAAGTACAAACTCTGTAGTATGCAGCAGCGTTTTAATTTTATTTGCAGACTTAATACTTACAAAATTATTAATGGGATGA
- the lptB gene encoding LPS export ABC transporter ATP-binding protein — MVLRTENLVKKYGKRTVVSHVSIDVKQGEIVGLLGPNGAGKTTSFYMTVGLITPNEGRIFLDDLEITKYPVYKRAQTGIGYLAQEASVFRKMSVEDNIMSVLEMTNTSKEYKKEKLESLIAEFRLQKVRKNLGDQLSGGERRRTEIARCLAINPKFIMLDEPFAGVDPIAVEDIQHIVWKLKDKNIGILITDHNVQETLSITDRAYLLFEGKILFQGTPEELAENKIVREKYLSNSFVLRRKDFESND; from the coding sequence ATGGTTCTTCGTACGGAAAATCTGGTAAAGAAGTACGGAAAGAGAACTGTGGTTAGTCATGTCTCAATTGATGTGAAGCAGGGAGAGATTGTTGGACTACTTGGACCTAATGGTGCGGGTAAAACAACTTCATTCTATATGACTGTGGGACTGATTACTCCAAACGAAGGACGAATCTTTCTCGATGATCTTGAAATAACCAAGTATCCTGTATATAAACGGGCGCAGACCGGAATTGGATATCTGGCTCAGGAAGCTTCTGTGTTTCGAAAGATGAGTGTAGAAGATAATATTATGTCAGTGTTGGAGATGACCAATACTTCGAAAGAATATAAAAAGGAAAAACTTGAAAGTCTTATAGCTGAGTTCCGTTTGCAGAAAGTTCGTAAGAACCTTGGCGATCAACTTTCAGGTGGTGAGCGCCGTCGTACGGAAATAGCCCGCTGTTTGGCCATCAATCCAAAGTTTATCATGCTTGATGAGCCGTTTGCCGGAGTTGACCCTATTGCGGTGGAAGATATTCAGCATATTGTTTGGAAACTTAAGGATAAGAATATCGGGATTCTGATTACTGACCATAATGTGCAGGAGACTTTAAGTATCACAGACCGCGCATACTTACTGTTTGAAGGTAAGATTCTGTTTCAGGGAACTCCTGAAGAGCTTGCTGAAAATAAGATTGTTCGTGAGAAATATCTTAGTAACAGCTTTGTGCTTCGCCGAAAAGATTTTGAGTCAAACGACTAA
- a CDS encoding CPBP family intramembrane glutamic endopeptidase, with amino-acid sequence MKKGTFEKSSGFTQISLLALIFIFCALLCIILLTIQMSLTSGMKEADSLKIIIFIQDLTIFILTPLLAQYLLWKEPTIKALQLTAPYLPVLLWGLVAIVSASPFIDLLNTWNQSMHLPESMKGIEQWMTNTENAAEITTNKLLNTNNLGGFLTNILIIAVMAGIGEELLFRGVLQKILINWIRNTHVGILCAAIIFSAIHFQFFGFFPRMVLGMILGYLYVWSKNLWVPIAAHALNNALTVTFTPNTFNKGNKFIETISGTQNNFGYIIAGTAIFAFSMWKIWKYSQTQSVLNK; translated from the coding sequence ATGAAAAAAGGTACATTTGAAAAAAGTTCAGGATTTACCCAAATCTCCTTGTTAGCGCTAATATTTATATTCTGCGCATTACTTTGCATTATACTTCTTACAATACAAATGTCTCTCACTTCAGGAATGAAAGAAGCTGACAGTTTAAAAATAATTATTTTTATTCAGGATCTTACTATTTTTATTCTAACACCCTTACTTGCGCAGTATCTTCTTTGGAAAGAACCTACCATAAAGGCTTTACAGCTAACAGCGCCATATCTGCCAGTTTTGCTTTGGGGATTAGTAGCCATAGTCTCTGCCAGTCCGTTTATTGACCTGCTAAACACATGGAATCAAAGTATGCATCTGCCGGAATCAATGAAAGGCATTGAACAATGGATGACAAACACCGAGAATGCAGCAGAAATAACTACCAACAAATTGCTAAACACTAACAATCTGGGGGGATTTCTTACAAATATTCTGATTATTGCAGTAATGGCTGGCATTGGAGAAGAGTTACTATTCAGAGGCGTTCTTCAGAAAATATTAATTAACTGGATTCGCAACACTCATGTGGGTATACTTTGTGCTGCCATCATATTCAGTGCCATCCATTTTCAATTCTTTGGATTCTTTCCACGAATGGTATTAGGAATGATTCTGGGATATTTATATGTATGGAGTAAAAATCTATGGGTTCCCATTGCAGCTCATGCCCTAAACAATGCCTTAACAGTAACTTTTACTCCAAATACATTCAATAAGGGGAACAAATTTATTGAAACCATTTCAGGCACACAAAACAACTTTGGATATATTATAGCCGGAACTGCTATTTTTGCATTCTCTATGTGGAAAATCTGGAAATATTCCCAGACACAGTCCGTTTTAAACAAATAG
- a CDS encoding RNA-binding protein: MNIYVGNLNYRVREADLQQIMEDYGTVSSVKVIMDRETGKSKGFGFIEMPNDEEGAKAIAELNGAEFEGRALVVKEARPKF, encoded by the coding sequence ATGAACATTTACGTTGGAAACCTTAACTACCGCGTTAGGGAAGCAGATTTACAGCAAATTATGGAAGACTACGGTACAGTATCATCTGTCAAAGTTATTATGGACCGCGAAACAGGCAAATCTAAAGGCTTCGGTTTTATTGAAATGCCTAATGACGAAGAAGGCGCAAAAGCTATTGCAGAACTTAATGGTGCTGAATTCGAAGGTCGCGCATTAGTTGTTAAAGAAGCAAGACCAAAATTCTAA